A single genomic interval of Sinorhizobium garamanticum harbors:
- a CDS encoding ArsR/SmtB family transcription factor, protein MNVEKAAAQLEALGNPTRLQLYRTLVRAGEDGLAVGRIQEKLEIAASTLSHHLKRLVDTGLVTQERQATTLICRANYPGMQALVGYLVDECCADSRCGTAEKEVAA, encoded by the coding sequence ATGAACGTCGAAAAAGCAGCCGCTCAGCTCGAAGCACTGGGCAACCCCACCCGCCTGCAGCTCTACCGGACGCTCGTCCGGGCGGGCGAAGACGGGCTTGCCGTGGGGCGCATCCAGGAAAAGCTCGAAATCGCGGCGTCGACGCTCTCACATCATCTCAAGCGCCTGGTCGACACCGGCCTCGTGACGCAGGAGCGGCAGGCGACGACGCTGATTTGCCGCGCGAACTATCCCGGCATGCAGGCGCTGGTCGGCTATCTCGTCGATGAATGCTGTGCCGATTCCCGGTGCGGGACGGCCGAAAAGGAGGTCGCTGCATGA
- a CDS encoding arsenate reductase ArsC yields MNDHKPFNVLFLCTANSARSIIAEAILNRLGQGKFKAFSAGSQPKGVVHPFALQLLEGLNYDTSFARSKSWEEFASPDAPEMDFVFTVCDDAANETCPVWPGQPMSAHWGVPDPAAVEGTEAERHFAFAETYRMLNNRLSIFVSLPMASLDRLSLQQHLHDIGSSAPKAV; encoded by the coding sequence GTGAACGACCACAAGCCATTCAACGTACTCTTTCTCTGCACCGCCAATTCGGCGCGCTCGATCATCGCCGAGGCGATCCTCAATCGGCTCGGTCAGGGCAAGTTCAAGGCCTTTTCGGCCGGATCGCAGCCGAAGGGCGTGGTTCATCCTTTCGCGCTGCAACTCCTCGAGGGACTTAACTACGATACCTCTTTTGCGCGCTCCAAGAGCTGGGAAGAGTTCGCGAGCCCCGACGCTCCGGAGATGGATTTCGTCTTCACGGTTTGCGACGACGCCGCCAACGAGACCTGCCCGGTCTGGCCCGGACAGCCGATGAGCGCCCACTGGGGCGTGCCGGATCCTGCCGCCGTAGAGGGCACCGAGGCCGAGCGGCATTTCGCCTTCGCCGAAACATACCGGATGCTGAACAACCGTCTGTCGATCTTCGTCAGCCTGCCCATGGCCTCGCTCGACAGGCTCTCCCTGCAGCAACACCTGCACGACATCGGCAGTAGCGCTCCAAAGGCGGTTTAA
- a CDS encoding ArsR/SmtB family transcription factor: MEKKTALAALAALGQDTRLEVFRLLVRAGPDGVPAGEIAARLGTIQNTTSAHLRVLDHAGLVRTERDGRTVRYVADMTGFRDLLAYLMEDCCNGNPELCRPVIQAVTCNC; encoded by the coding sequence ATGGAAAAGAAAACAGCCCTTGCCGCCCTTGCCGCCCTCGGCCAGGATACACGCCTCGAGGTATTCCGCCTTCTGGTGCGCGCCGGACCGGATGGCGTGCCCGCCGGCGAAATCGCCGCGCGGCTCGGTACCATCCAAAATACGACGTCGGCGCATCTCAGAGTGCTCGACCACGCCGGCCTCGTGCGCACCGAACGCGATGGACGGACGGTGCGTTATGTCGCCGACATGACCGGCTTCCGCGACCTGCTCGCCTATCTCATGGAAGACTGCTGCAACGGTAATCCCGAACTTTGCCGCCCCGTCATCCAGGCTGTGACCTGCAATTGTTGA
- the arsH gene encoding arsenical resistance protein ArsH, whose translation MSDLPAASPEHLRQPDREALRPPFSTHPPRILILYGSLRAVSYSRLLAQEAARLLTHFGCEVRIFDPAGLPLPDGAPVSHPKVHELRELSQWSEGQVWVSPERHGAMTGIMKAQIDWIPLSLGSIRPTQGKTLAVMQVSGGSQSFNAVNQMRVLGRWMRMITIPNQSSVAKAFQEFDADGRMKPSSYYDRVVDVCEELVKFTLLTRDASDYLTDRYSERKEEAAKLEQRVSLKSI comes from the coding sequence TTGTCTGATCTGCCTGCAGCATCCCCGGAACATCTGCGCCAGCCCGACAGGGAGGCGCTGCGCCCGCCATTTTCGACGCATCCGCCACGGATCCTCATCCTCTACGGCTCGCTGCGTGCGGTTTCCTACAGCCGGCTGTTGGCGCAGGAAGCGGCGCGTCTGCTTACGCATTTCGGCTGCGAGGTGCGCATCTTCGATCCCGCCGGACTGCCGCTGCCGGACGGTGCGCCGGTCAGCCATCCCAAGGTCCACGAGCTTCGGGAGCTTTCCCAATGGTCGGAGGGTCAAGTCTGGGTGAGCCCAGAGCGTCACGGCGCCATGACCGGCATCATGAAGGCGCAGATCGACTGGATACCCCTTTCGCTCGGCTCGATCCGCCCGACACAGGGCAAGACGCTGGCCGTCATGCAGGTGTCCGGTGGATCTCAATCCTTTAACGCCGTCAACCAGATGCGGGTGCTTGGTCGTTGGATGCGGATGATTACCATTCCCAATCAGAGTTCGGTCGCCAAGGCGTTTCAGGAGTTCGACGCGGATGGCCGCATGAAGCCCTCTTCCTACTATGACAGGGTCGTCGATGTGTGCGAGGAACTCGTCAAGTTCACCCTCCTCACCCGCGACGCCTCGGACTACCTGACCGATCGCTACAGCGAGCGGAAGGAGGAGGCCGCCAAGCTTGAGCAGCGAGTTTCGCTAAAGTCGATCTGA
- the arsK gene encoding arsenite efflux MFS transporter ArsK, whose product MSERKIPAAVLWALGLTQIVGYGTLYYSFSILAPDMARELEWPEQWVFGALSVALLIGGLFGPTAGKWADRFGAGHVMTLGSAGAAVALLACAVAPGRSAFVLALVAMELASSFVLYSAAFVAIVQFGGSDAQRSITHLTLIAGFASTLFWPLTSAMHQSLSWREIYAAFAAMHLVLCLPIHAWIARLTRRAAVAAPSFAAIATATHERPIAVASQDRSKVFLLMLTGFAAEGFVLSSILIHMVPLTAALGMGTAGLVVASLFGPAQVASRLINMLFGRGLRQIWLALIAATLLPLALIVLLTTTPLIPGAIVFAILFGLGSGLTSIVGGTLPLELFGREGYGARLGWVTAARQVSSALAPFALAMSMAGTGVTPSLWVMAALAGIGVLTFSGIAFVMRRSESAAAGDRTQAGSDVAA is encoded by the coding sequence ATGAGCGAACGCAAGATACCTGCCGCGGTACTTTGGGCCTTGGGCCTGACGCAGATCGTCGGCTACGGCACGCTGTATTACAGCTTCAGCATTCTCGCGCCCGACATGGCGCGGGAACTCGAATGGCCGGAGCAATGGGTCTTCGGCGCGCTCTCCGTCGCCCTGCTCATCGGCGGTCTCTTCGGACCGACCGCGGGGAAATGGGCGGACCGCTTCGGTGCCGGACACGTCATGACGCTCGGGTCGGCCGGCGCGGCCGTGGCGCTCCTCGCCTGCGCGGTCGCGCCCGGCCGCTCCGCCTTCGTCCTCGCGCTCGTAGCGATGGAACTCGCGTCTTCCTTTGTGCTCTATAGCGCCGCCTTCGTCGCAATCGTCCAGTTCGGCGGCAGCGATGCGCAGCGAAGCATCACCCATCTGACCTTGATCGCCGGCTTCGCCTCGACGCTCTTCTGGCCGCTGACGAGCGCGATGCATCAAAGCCTCTCCTGGCGAGAGATTTACGCCGCCTTTGCCGCGATGCACCTTGTCCTCTGCCTGCCGATCCATGCTTGGATCGCGCGGCTGACGCGCCGCGCGGCAGTCGCCGCTCCGTCCTTCGCTGCAATTGCGACGGCGACCCACGAACGACCGATCGCCGTCGCATCACAAGACCGCTCCAAAGTTTTCCTGCTGATGCTCACGGGTTTCGCGGCCGAAGGCTTCGTCCTGTCGTCGATCCTCATCCACATGGTGCCTTTGACGGCAGCGCTCGGAATGGGGACGGCCGGCCTTGTCGTGGCCAGCCTCTTCGGACCGGCGCAGGTGGCAAGCCGGCTCATCAACATGCTGTTCGGGCGCGGGCTTCGGCAGATTTGGCTCGCACTCATAGCGGCGACTTTGCTGCCGCTCGCGCTTATCGTGCTCCTGACGACGACCCCGTTGATCCCTGGCGCAATCGTCTTCGCAATCCTGTTCGGACTTGGCTCCGGCCTGACCAGCATCGTCGGCGGCACGCTGCCACTCGAGCTGTTCGGCCGAGAAGGCTACGGCGCCCGGCTCGGCTGGGTCACCGCCGCCCGGCAGGTTTCTTCGGCGCTCGCCCCCTTCGCCCTGGCGATGTCGATGGCCGGAACGGGCGTCACGCCATCGCTCTGGGTGATGGCCGCGCTTGCGGGGATCGGCGTGCTGACTTTTTCGGGGATCGCCTTTGTCATGCGAAGGTCCGAAAGCGCTGCCGCCGGAGACCGGACGCAGGCAGGTAGCGACGTTGCCGCGTGA
- a CDS encoding aquaporin, translating into MSITFDLPRRLAAEALGTAMLVATVVGSGIMADRFTDDVALSLLGNTIPTGAILVVLITVLGPLSGAHFNPAVTMVFALRREIEANAALFYVVAQIVGGIAGSVVAHAMFELPLIQISATVRTGTGQWLAEVVAAFGLVLTILAGLRFRLDAIPWLVGLYITAAYWFTASTSFANPAVAIARALSDTFAGIRPVDLPGFILAEIFGALLAMALAGWMLAEEEAAIHALNELKGAE; encoded by the coding sequence ATGAGCATAACATTCGATCTTCCCCGCCGCCTTGCAGCCGAAGCGCTCGGTACCGCCATGCTGGTTGCCACTGTCGTCGGCTCCGGGATCATGGCGGACAGGTTCACGGACGACGTGGCGCTTTCGCTGCTCGGCAACACGATCCCGACGGGGGCGATCCTCGTCGTGCTGATCACCGTTCTCGGACCACTCTCCGGCGCGCATTTCAACCCGGCCGTGACGATGGTCTTTGCGCTCCGGCGCGAGATCGAGGCGAACGCGGCACTCTTCTATGTCGTCGCACAGATCGTGGGCGGCATCGCCGGATCGGTCGTCGCGCATGCCATGTTCGAGCTTCCGCTCATCCAGATTTCTGCGACCGTGCGCACCGGCACCGGCCAGTGGCTCGCCGAGGTAGTCGCCGCCTTCGGCCTCGTCCTCACCATTCTCGCCGGGCTTCGGTTCCGGTTGGATGCCATTCCATGGCTGGTCGGGCTCTATATCACGGCCGCCTACTGGTTCACGGCATCGACCTCCTTCGCCAATCCGGCGGTCGCGATAGCGCGCGCACTGTCGGACACCTTTGCGGGCATCCGCCCGGTCGATCTCCCCGGTTTCATCCTCGCCGAGATTTTCGGTGCATTGCTGGCGATGGCGCTTGCCGGCTGGATGCTGGCGGAGGAGGAGGCTGCAATTCACGCGCTCAACGAGCTGAAAGGTGCTGAATGA
- a CDS encoding DUF1772 domain-containing protein: protein MLGLLALLTASVFLGAAIYINVAEQPARLALDDRSALAEWRPAYQRGFEMQASLAIVSGLLGAAAWWQANNPLWGLGAAVIILNWPYTLLFVMPINRRLEATRPEEAGDETRALLTRWGKLHAGRSALGAVAAAIYLIAALRGF from the coding sequence ATGTTGGGACTACTCGCCCTACTCACCGCGTCCGTCTTCCTCGGCGCCGCCATCTATATCAACGTGGCCGAGCAACCGGCACGGCTCGCCCTCGATGACCGTTCGGCGCTCGCCGAGTGGCGGCCGGCCTACCAGCGGGGTTTCGAGATGCAGGCTTCTCTCGCCATCGTATCCGGGCTCCTCGGCGCCGCGGCATGGTGGCAGGCCAATAATCCGCTCTGGGGTCTCGGGGCCGCGGTCATCATACTCAACTGGCCCTATACCCTGCTCTTCGTCATGCCCATCAACCGCCGCCTGGAGGCGACGCGTCCGGAAGAGGCAGGCGACGAGACCCGCGCGCTGCTTACGCGCTGGGGCAAGCTCCATGCCGGCCGAAGCGCACTCGGCGCGGTTGCCGCGGCGATCTATCTCATTGCCGCACTGCGCGGGTTCTAG
- the arsC gene encoding arsenate reductase (glutaredoxin) (This arsenate reductase requires both glutathione and glutaredoxin to convert arsenate to arsenite, after which the efflux transporter formed by ArsA and ArsB can extrude the arsenite from the cell, providing resistance.) encodes MTMDVKIYHNPACGTSRNTLAMIRNAGIEPTVVEYLKTPPSRDELVRMIADAGLTVREAIREKGTPYAELGLDDPALTDDQLLDAMLEHPILINRPFVVTPLGTRLSRPSELVLDILPDTHKGPFSKEDGEQVLDNEGKRIV; translated from the coding sequence ATGACCATGGACGTCAAGATCTATCACAATCCCGCCTGCGGCACCTCCCGCAACACGCTGGCAATGATCCGCAACGCGGGGATCGAGCCGACCGTCGTCGAATATCTGAAGACGCCGCCGTCGCGCGACGAGCTCGTCCGCATGATCGCCGACGCAGGCCTGACCGTGCGCGAGGCCATCCGCGAAAAAGGCACGCCCTATGCCGAACTCGGCCTCGACGATCCGGCGCTGACAGACGATCAGCTTCTCGACGCCATGCTCGAGCACCCGATCCTGATCAACCGGCCGTTCGTCGTAACGCCGCTCGGGACAAGGCTTTCGCGCCCGTCCGAGCTCGTGCTCGATATCCTGCCGGATACGCACAAGGGGCCGTTCAGCAAGGAGGACGGCGAACAAGTGCTCGACAACGAAGGCAAGCGCATTGTCTGA
- a CDS encoding FAD-binding oxidoreductase: protein MALKAIKPGTRNDSGIVAVKELLAARFGERFQAGEAVRAQHTHTTTYIPAQLPDAVVFPENAAEVREIVEIASVHRVPLIPFGTGSSLEGHVNAPNGGISVDMMRMNRVLAVNAEDLDCTVEPGITREELNTYLRDTGLFFPIDPGANASVGGMTSTRASGTNAVRYGTMKENVLAVTAVVAGGREISTGHRARKSSAGYDLTRLFVGAEGTLGIITSITLRLQGIPEVISGGVCPFPTILDACNAVILTIQSGIPVARIELLDALQMKACNAYSNLGYAETPTLFVEFHGSAESVELQSRQFAEIASELGSTGFIWTTNPEERSRLWKARHNAYWAQKGLVPGAAILSTDVCVPISRLADCVAATQEDSAAHGLVAPIVGHAGDGNFHVGLLFDDKDPADVARAEAFVERLNARALSMDGTCTGEHGIGQGKMPFLEAELGDALDLMRQIKRALDPDNIFNPGKIFA from the coding sequence GTGGCGTTGAAGGCAATCAAACCGGGAACGAGAAACGATAGCGGCATCGTTGCGGTGAAGGAACTTCTTGCCGCGCGATTCGGCGAGCGCTTCCAGGCGGGCGAGGCGGTCCGGGCCCAGCACACCCACACGACGACCTATATTCCGGCGCAATTGCCGGATGCCGTGGTCTTTCCCGAGAACGCCGCCGAGGTGCGCGAGATCGTCGAGATCGCCAGTGTCCACCGTGTGCCGCTGATCCCCTTCGGCACCGGATCGTCGCTGGAAGGGCACGTCAACGCGCCGAACGGCGGCATATCGGTCGACATGATGCGCATGAACCGCGTTCTCGCCGTCAATGCCGAGGATCTTGATTGCACGGTCGAACCCGGCATTACGCGTGAAGAGCTGAACACGTATCTGCGCGATACCGGCCTCTTCTTTCCGATCGATCCGGGGGCGAACGCCTCGGTCGGCGGCATGACCTCGACGCGCGCCTCCGGCACCAACGCGGTGCGCTATGGCACGATGAAGGAGAACGTGCTGGCGGTGACGGCGGTCGTCGCCGGCGGTCGCGAGATTTCGACCGGCCACCGGGCGCGCAAGTCCTCGGCCGGCTACGATTTGACGCGGCTCTTCGTTGGTGCGGAAGGCACGCTCGGCATCATCACGTCGATCACACTGCGCCTCCAAGGCATACCGGAGGTGATCTCCGGCGGCGTCTGCCCGTTCCCAACCATTTTGGATGCCTGCAACGCGGTGATCCTGACGATCCAGTCTGGCATCCCGGTGGCGCGCATCGAACTGCTCGATGCGCTGCAGATGAAGGCGTGCAACGCCTATTCGAACCTCGGCTATGCGGAGACTCCGACGCTTTTCGTCGAGTTTCATGGCAGCGCCGAGAGCGTGGAACTGCAATCGCGCCAGTTCGCCGAAATAGCGTCGGAATTGGGGTCTACTGGTTTTATCTGGACGACCAATCCGGAAGAGCGCTCGCGGCTCTGGAAGGCGCGGCACAACGCCTATTGGGCACAGAAGGGGCTGGTGCCCGGCGCCGCGATCCTTTCGACAGATGTCTGCGTGCCGATCTCGCGGCTTGCCGATTGCGTCGCGGCGACGCAGGAGGATAGCGCGGCACACGGGCTGGTCGCCCCGATCGTCGGCCATGCGGGCGACGGCAATTTTCACGTCGGGCTGCTTTTCGACGACAAGGATCCAGCCGATGTGGCGCGGGCGGAAGCCTTCGTCGAGCGCTTGAACGCGCGGGCTCTGTCGATGGACGGCACCTGCACGGGAGAACATGGAATCGGGCAGGGCAAGATGCCGTTCCTTGAGGCGGAACTCGGCGACGCGCTGGATCTGATGCGGCAGATCAAGCGCGCCCTCGATCCGGACAATATTTTCAACCCAGGCAAGATCTTTGCCTGA
- a CDS encoding NAD(P)-binding domain-containing protein: MTINKALPVAVIGAGPVGLAAAAHLITRGIEPIVFERGETVGASLLEWGHVQVFSPWTYNIDAAARSLLKAAGWRAPAGDGLPTGSEIVRDYLAPLAALPAIAPNIRLGSTVIAVTREGLDKLSSANRAAAPFIVRVADGSGNEEQVRIRAVIDASGTWTRPNPIGIDGLPVPGEAAATDRIAYGIPDVSGARRKDYAGKRVLVIGGGHSAINTALALMELQETAPGTEVFWALRRKGVERLLGGGLNDQLPARGALGLAARRAMNENQLTMLAPFAIECISRQQDHLVVAARLDGAPFSLTVDRIVVATGFRPDFSYLRELRLALDPAVEAPPALAPLIDPNFHSCGTVPPHGAVELAHPEPGFTIVGSKSYGRAPTFLMATGYEQVRSVVAEIAGDHEAAREVRLVLPETGVCSADHIVGGPSAGCCGGPAPAAIGACCAADASAKAAGRSGCGCSGPAEMPGNGGTARIVEIAE, from the coding sequence ATGACGATCAACAAGGCACTTCCCGTCGCCGTCATTGGCGCAGGTCCGGTCGGTCTTGCAGCGGCCGCGCATCTCATCACCCGTGGCATCGAGCCGATTGTCTTCGAGCGCGGCGAGACGGTCGGAGCTTCTCTCCTGGAATGGGGCCACGTCCAGGTCTTTTCACCGTGGACCTACAACATCGACGCCGCCGCCCGTTCGCTCCTCAAGGCCGCCGGCTGGCGCGCGCCAGCCGGCGACGGACTGCCGACCGGAAGCGAAATCGTGCGGGACTATCTGGCGCCGCTTGCCGCCCTGCCCGCGATCGCGCCGAATATCCGGCTTGGCTCGACCGTCATCGCCGTCACGCGCGAGGGATTGGACAAGCTCTCGTCGGCCAACCGTGCCGCCGCCCCTTTCATCGTCCGCGTCGCAGACGGTAGCGGCAACGAAGAGCAGGTTCGCATCCGCGCCGTCATCGATGCCTCGGGCACTTGGACGCGGCCCAACCCGATCGGCATCGACGGCCTGCCTGTTCCCGGAGAGGCCGCGGCGACGGACCGCATCGCCTACGGCATTCCGGACGTTAGCGGGGCGCGGAGGAAGGATTATGCAGGCAAGCGCGTGCTGGTGATCGGTGGAGGGCACTCGGCCATCAACACCGCGCTGGCGCTGATGGAGCTTCAGGAGACGGCGCCTGGAACGGAGGTCTTCTGGGCGCTCCGCCGCAAGGGCGTCGAGCGGCTGCTCGGCGGCGGGCTGAACGACCAGTTGCCGGCCCGCGGTGCGCTCGGCCTTGCGGCCAGGCGGGCTATGAACGAGAACCAGCTGACCATGTTGGCACCCTTCGCCATAGAATGCATTTCGCGGCAGCAGGATCACCTCGTCGTGGCAGCCCGGCTGGATGGAGCGCCTTTCTCGCTGACGGTGGATCGGATCGTCGTCGCAACCGGCTTCCGGCCTGACTTTTCGTATCTGCGGGAACTGCGGCTTGCCCTAGACCCTGCCGTCGAAGCGCCGCCCGCGCTCGCTCCGCTGATCGATCCGAATTTCCATTCCTGCGGCACGGTTCCGCCACACGGGGCTGTCGAACTCGCCCATCCGGAGCCGGGCTTCACGATCGTCGGTTCAAAATCCTACGGACGCGCCCCGACCTTCCTGATGGCGACCGGATACGAGCAAGTGCGCTCCGTCGTCGCCGAGATCGCCGGTGACCATGAAGCGGCGCGCGAGGTTCGCCTGGTTCTTCCCGAGACCGGTGTTTGCAGTGCCGACCATATTGTCGGTGGTCCTTCCGCCGGATGCTGCGGCGGACCGGCGCCAGCAGCGATCGGTGCCTGCTGCGCCGCGGACGCAAGCGCGAAAGCGGCCGGCCGATCCGGATGCGGTTGCAGCGGGCCGGCGGAGATGCCAGGGAATGGCGGAACCGCGCGGATCGTGGAAATCGCCGAATGA